From a region of the Xanthomonas rydalmerensis genome:
- a CDS encoding ligand-binding sensor domain-containing diguanylate cyclase, giving the protein MEQGDRRHGSRDGAHALRHRVGVMLCLLLALCCASTATRAAEPAAPLTERTVLDRPVIARWTMEEGLPHNLVHALAQDRDGMIWVGTWEGVARFDGRAFTVFDRQNTPGMELSGVFALLAEADGGMLVGTAYDGVFRYAAGRWEHLGDARAQRLRVTTMLRDADGGLWVGSEDGLFRIEADGRLVDAGAAAGLGRTRIAALLRYRDAVLVGTPQGLFRLTAHATRAQRWGAAAMRTASIRRLTPDRHGGLLVASDEGVFWLGGNGGLQWLRRGQRVDAALQDQDGQLWMSLSSGQLLRRDSNGASEEVLSISGVVSPALIEDREGLVWAGSTDGLFRVAKGDAGGLTRQDGLGSDYVRVVQQNADGTIWIGHAAGLDRWQGGRIRPLRLSERPGRDPSVLALAAARDGGMWVGTYDQGVLLLAADGTIRQRLGVAAGVPRSMVRALLADADGGLWIGGNEGLLYRKGDRTRTYGTADGLPGRQVQTLYRDHTGVLWIGTNQGIATLAADGTLQARPSGHGFPAQNAFDFLEDADGTLWVASDRGLLRLRDGQWRIYDHSVGLPRDKLFRLLDDGNGNLWANSNRGVLRIARARLAELDAGQRSTLAVDVVDRSDGMPGGQGNGSSAPAGWRSRDGVLLIPTSAGLALIDPALPSRRNVRAPPLVISRVQVDGVAQPLRGDYRLPGGVARLAIGYAGLSFRSPDKVRYRYRLQGFDRQWVDAGSSEEAVYTNLPSGSYRLDVQAMSSPLDWSRSERIGSASLRLQLVPPFWERWPFVMLVALCVTGLLLWWYRGRSYRYRRRQRRLNTIIAERTHELKAKNLALKLANLEREDLVRKLAYQAGHDALTGLPNRRTGDPYLNSALERALATRSPLCVALLDIDHFKKINDAYGHEIGDEVLRRVGEALRASLGEQAFAARHGGEEFLLVLPGLDQEQARARLDALRAHLAELVLHDDDGSAVCFTASIGFACLSPTLRTRRDLLVQADKRLYQAKREGRDRVIG; this is encoded by the coding sequence ATGGAACAGGGGGATCGGCGTCACGGTAGTCGCGACGGTGCGCATGCGCTGCGTCACCGCGTGGGTGTGATGTTGTGCCTGTTACTGGCGCTGTGTTGCGCCAGCACCGCCACGCGCGCCGCCGAGCCGGCCGCGCCGCTGACCGAGCGCACCGTGCTCGACCGCCCGGTGATCGCGCGCTGGACCATGGAAGAAGGGCTGCCGCACAACCTGGTGCACGCGCTGGCGCAGGACCGCGACGGCATGATCTGGGTCGGCACCTGGGAGGGCGTGGCGCGCTTCGACGGCCGCGCCTTCACCGTGTTCGATCGTCAAAACACTCCCGGCATGGAGCTGTCGGGGGTGTTCGCGCTGCTCGCCGAAGCCGATGGCGGCATGCTGGTCGGCACCGCCTACGACGGCGTGTTCCGCTACGCCGCCGGGCGCTGGGAGCATCTGGGCGATGCGCGCGCGCAGCGGCTGCGGGTCACCACGATGCTGCGCGATGCCGACGGCGGGTTGTGGGTGGGCAGCGAGGACGGCCTGTTCCGGATCGAGGCCGACGGGCGCCTGGTCGACGCCGGCGCTGCCGCGGGGCTGGGCAGGACCCGTATCGCCGCGCTGCTGCGTTACCGCGATGCGGTGTTGGTGGGCACCCCGCAGGGACTGTTCCGGCTGACCGCGCACGCCACGCGGGCGCAGCGCTGGGGCGCGGCGGCGATGCGCACGGCGTCGATCCGGCGCCTGACCCCCGACCGCCATGGCGGCCTGCTGGTGGCCAGCGACGAGGGCGTGTTCTGGCTCGGCGGCAACGGCGGCCTGCAATGGCTGCGGCGCGGCCAGCGCGTCGATGCGGCGCTGCAGGACCAGGACGGCCAGTTGTGGATGAGCCTGTCCAGCGGGCAACTGCTGCGGCGCGACTCCAACGGCGCCAGCGAGGAGGTGCTGTCGATCTCCGGCGTGGTCAGCCCGGCGCTGATCGAGGACCGCGAGGGCCTGGTGTGGGCCGGCAGCACCGACGGCCTGTTCCGTGTCGCCAAGGGCGACGCCGGCGGCCTGACCCGCCAGGACGGACTCGGCAGCGACTATGTGCGCGTGGTCCAGCAGAACGCCGACGGCACGATCTGGATCGGCCATGCCGCCGGCCTGGATCGCTGGCAGGGCGGCCGCATCCGCCCGCTGCGGCTGAGCGAGCGCCCGGGCCGCGATCCGTCGGTGCTGGCGTTGGCTGCGGCCCGCGACGGCGGCATGTGGGTGGGCACCTACGACCAGGGCGTGCTGCTGCTGGCGGCGGATGGCACGATCCGGCAACGCCTGGGCGTGGCTGCGGGCGTGCCGCGGAGCATGGTGCGCGCGCTGCTGGCCGATGCCGACGGCGGCCTGTGGATCGGCGGCAACGAAGGACTGCTGTATCGCAAGGGCGATCGCACGCGGACCTACGGCACCGCCGACGGCCTGCCCGGGCGGCAGGTACAGACGCTGTACCGCGATCACACCGGCGTGTTGTGGATCGGCACCAACCAGGGCATCGCCACGCTCGCGGCCGACGGCACGTTGCAGGCGCGGCCGAGCGGGCATGGCTTTCCGGCGCAGAACGCCTTCGACTTTCTCGAAGATGCCGACGGCACCCTGTGGGTCGCCAGCGACCGCGGCCTGCTGCGGCTGCGCGACGGGCAATGGCGCATCTACGACCACAGCGTCGGCTTGCCGCGCGACAAGCTGTTCCGGCTGCTCGACGACGGCAACGGCAACCTGTGGGCGAACAGTAATCGCGGCGTGCTGCGCATCGCGCGCGCGCGCCTGGCGGAACTGGACGCCGGCCAGCGCAGCACGCTGGCGGTGGACGTGGTCGACCGCAGCGACGGCATGCCCGGCGGCCAGGGCAACGGCAGCAGCGCGCCGGCCGGCTGGCGCAGCCGCGACGGGGTGCTGTTGATCCCCACTTCGGCCGGGCTGGCGCTGATCGATCCGGCGCTGCCGAGCCGGCGCAATGTGCGTGCGCCGCCGCTGGTGATCTCCCGTGTGCAGGTGGATGGTGTGGCGCAGCCGCTGCGCGGCGATTATCGCCTGCCCGGCGGCGTCGCCCGGCTCGCGATCGGCTATGCCGGGCTGAGCTTCCGCTCGCCGGACAAGGTGCGCTACCGCTACCGCCTGCAGGGATTCGATCGGCAGTGGGTCGACGCCGGCAGCAGCGAGGAAGCGGTCTACACCAACCTGCCTTCGGGCAGTTACCGCCTGGACGTGCAGGCGATGAGCAGCCCGCTGGACTGGTCGCGCAGCGAACGCATCGGCAGCGCCTCGCTGCGCCTGCAACTGGTGCCGCCGTTCTGGGAACGCTGGCCGTTCGTGATGCTGGTGGCGCTGTGCGTGACCGGCCTGCTCCTGTGGTGGTACCGCGGCCGCAGCTATCGCTACCGGCGCCGCCAGCGCCGGCTCAACACCATCATCGCCGAGCGCACCCACGAACTGAAGGCGAAGAATCTGGCGTTGAAGCTGGCCAACCTCGAACGCGAGGACCTGGTGCGCAAGCTCGCCTACCAGGCCGGACACGACGCGCTCACCGGCCTGCCCAACCGGCGCACCGGCGATCCCTATCTCAACTCGGCGCTGGAGCGGGCGTTGGCCACGCGCTCGCCGTTGTGCGTGGCGCTGCTGGACATCGACCACTTCAAGAAGATCAACGACGCCTACGGCCACGAGATCGGCGACGAGGTACTGCGCCGGGTCGGCGAGGCACTGCGCGCCAGCCTCGGCGAGCAGGCCTTTGCCGCGCGCCACGGCGGCGAGGAGTTCCTGCTGGTGCTGCCGGGCCTGGATCAGGAACAGGCACGCGCGCGCCTGGACGCGCTGCGCGCGCACCTGGCCGAGCTGGTGCTGCACGACGACGACGGAAGCGCGGTGTGCTTCACCGCCAGCATCGGCTTCGCCTGCCTGTCGCCGACCCTGCGCACCCGCCGCGACCTGCTGGTGCAGGCCGACAAGCGCCTGTACCAGGCCAAGCGCGAGGGGCGCGATCGGGTGATCGGCTAG
- the leuB gene encoding 3-isopropylmalate dehydrogenase — protein sequence MHADIVVLPGDGIGPEVAAAAVAVLRAVAARHGHDFQFHEHDIGGIAIDRHGEPLPAATLTACQGADAVLLGAVGGPKWSDPNAKVRPEQGLLAIRRGLGLFANLRPVKPHPAALDASPIKPHLLQGVDIVVVRELTGGIYFGDKTRSPSDASDLCRYTVAEIERVLRSAFRLAQQRRNHVVSVDKANVLETSRLWRDVAARIGREEFPDVRLEHQLVDSMAMHLLAKPREYDVIVTENMFGDILTDEASMLAGSLGLLPSASLGEGRIGLYEPIHGSAPDIAGKGIANPYATILSAALLLRHSLGLEAEAAAIEQAVNAALDAKAFTADLAAPGQGISTEAATQAVLQHLQG from the coding sequence ATGCACGCTGACATCGTCGTCCTGCCCGGCGACGGCATCGGTCCGGAAGTCGCCGCCGCCGCGGTCGCGGTGCTGCGCGCCGTCGCTGCGCGCCACGGCCACGACTTCCAGTTCCACGAACACGACATCGGCGGCATCGCCATCGACCGCCACGGCGAACCGCTGCCGGCAGCCACGCTGACCGCCTGCCAGGGCGCCGACGCGGTGCTGCTGGGCGCGGTCGGCGGGCCGAAGTGGTCCGATCCCAACGCCAAGGTGCGCCCCGAGCAGGGCCTGCTGGCGATCCGCCGCGGCCTGGGCCTGTTCGCCAACCTGCGTCCGGTCAAGCCGCATCCGGCGGCGCTGGACGCATCGCCGATCAAGCCGCACCTGCTGCAGGGCGTGGACATCGTGGTGGTGCGCGAACTGACCGGCGGCATCTATTTCGGCGACAAGACCCGCAGCCCCAGCGACGCCAGCGACCTGTGCCGCTACACCGTCGCGGAGATCGAGCGGGTGCTGCGCAGCGCGTTCCGGCTGGCCCAGCAGCGCCGCAACCACGTCGTCTCGGTGGACAAGGCCAACGTGCTGGAGACCTCGCGGCTGTGGCGCGACGTCGCCGCGCGGATCGGCCGCGAGGAATTCCCGGACGTGCGCCTGGAACACCAACTGGTCGATTCGATGGCCATGCACCTGCTGGCCAAGCCGCGCGAGTACGACGTGATCGTCACCGAGAACATGTTCGGCGACATCCTCACCGACGAAGCGTCGATGCTGGCCGGCTCGCTGGGGCTGCTGCCGTCGGCCTCGCTGGGCGAAGGCCGCATCGGCCTGTACGAGCCCATCCACGGCTCGGCGCCGGACATCGCCGGCAAGGGCATCGCCAATCCCTACGCGACCATCCTCAGCGCGGCGCTGCTGCTGCGTCACTCGCTGGGCCTGGAAGCCGAAGCGGCGGCGATCGAGCAGGCCGTCAATGCCGCACTCGACGCAAAGGCGTTCACCGCCGATCTCGCCGCGCCCGGCCAGGGCATCTCCACCGAGGCCGCTACCCAGGCGGTGTTGCAGCACCTGCAAGGCTGA
- the leuD gene encoding 3-isopropylmalate dehydratase small subunit — MAGFATLTSRSVVLRQTNIDTDQIIPARFLSTTERAGLGRHAFNDWRWQADGTPNPEFAFNQAHNAGRQILLAGRNFGCGSSREHAPWALTDLGLRAIVSSEIADIFRNNSLKNGLVPIVLAEDDVQTLMQRPDDELTVDVAARELRTPDGRVYAFPLDAFSQTCLLEGVDEMGYLLLRQPDIERYEATHAR; from the coding sequence ATGGCCGGCTTCGCCACCCTCACCTCGCGCAGCGTGGTGCTGCGCCAGACCAACATCGACACCGACCAGATCATCCCGGCGCGGTTCCTGTCCACCACCGAACGCGCCGGCCTCGGCCGCCACGCCTTCAACGACTGGCGCTGGCAGGCCGACGGCACGCCGAACCCGGAGTTCGCCTTCAACCAGGCGCACAACGCCGGCCGCCAGATCCTGCTGGCCGGGCGCAACTTCGGCTGCGGCTCCTCGCGCGAGCACGCGCCGTGGGCGCTGACCGACCTGGGCCTGCGCGCCATCGTCAGCAGCGAGATCGCCGACATCTTCCGCAACAACAGCCTCAAGAACGGCCTGGTGCCGATCGTGCTGGCCGAGGACGACGTGCAGACGCTGATGCAGCGGCCGGACGACGAATTGACCGTGGACGTGGCCGCGCGCGAGCTGCGCACGCCCGACGGCCGCGTCTACGCCTTCCCGCTCGATGCGTTCTCGCAGACCTGCCTGCTCGAGGGCGTGGACGAGATGGGCTATCTGTTGCTGCGTCAACCCGACATCGAACGCTACGAGGCCACCCATGCACGCTGA
- the leuC gene encoding 3-isopropylmalate dehydratase large subunit — protein MSATPRTLYDKLWDAHVVVPESAAAPAVLYIDLHLIHEVTSPQAFTELKARGLKPRRPDRTKATMDHSTPTLPRGADGKLPYYTPASEAQVDMLARNCADYGIELFDMGSDNRGIVHVIAPEQGFTQPGMTIVCGDSHTSTHGAFGALAFGIGTSEVGHVLATQCLLQRKARTMAITVDGPLAPGVGAKDVILHIIGVIGVNGGTGHVLEYRGSTIEAMDMEQRMTLCNMSIEAGARAGMVAPDQVTFDWVAKTPRGPKGADFDAAVQRWSQLRSDPDARFDAEVRIDARDIRPTLTWGTHPGTAIAVDVPIPAAQDPAAQKGLNYMHLEAGHALIGTPVDVVFVGSCTNGRLSDMRAVAQVLRGRKVAPHVRMLVVPGSEIVKRQAEAEGIHEVVRAAGAEWRESGCSMCIAMNGDLVAPGQLAVSTSNRNFEGRQGPGSRTLLASPLTAAWAAVNGQVSDPRALFAGAVESAA, from the coding sequence ATGTCCGCCACTCCCCGCACCCTGTACGACAAGCTGTGGGACGCGCACGTCGTCGTCCCCGAAAGCGCCGCCGCCCCGGCGGTGCTGTACATCGACCTGCACCTGATCCACGAAGTGACCTCGCCGCAGGCGTTCACCGAGCTCAAGGCGCGCGGCCTGAAACCGCGCCGGCCGGACCGCACCAAGGCGACGATGGACCACTCCACGCCGACCCTGCCGCGCGGCGCCGACGGCAAGCTGCCGTACTACACCCCGGCCTCCGAGGCGCAGGTGGACATGCTCGCGCGCAACTGCGCCGACTACGGCATCGAACTGTTCGACATGGGCTCGGACAACCGCGGCATCGTCCACGTGATCGCGCCGGAGCAGGGCTTCACCCAGCCCGGCATGACCATCGTCTGCGGCGACAGCCACACCTCCACGCATGGCGCGTTCGGCGCGCTGGCGTTCGGCATCGGCACCAGCGAGGTCGGCCACGTGCTGGCCACGCAGTGCCTGCTGCAGCGCAAGGCCAGGACCATGGCGATCACCGTCGACGGGCCGCTGGCGCCGGGCGTCGGCGCCAAGGACGTGATCCTGCACATCATCGGCGTGATCGGGGTCAACGGCGGCACCGGTCACGTGCTGGAGTACCGCGGTTCGACCATCGAAGCGATGGACATGGAACAGCGCATGACCCTGTGCAACATGTCGATCGAGGCCGGCGCGCGCGCCGGCATGGTCGCGCCGGACCAGGTCACCTTCGACTGGGTCGCCAAGACCCCGCGCGGGCCCAAGGGGGCCGACTTCGACGCCGCCGTGCAGCGCTGGTCGCAGCTGCGCAGCGATCCCGACGCGCGCTTCGACGCCGAGGTGCGCATCGACGCGCGCGACATCCGCCCGACCCTGACCTGGGGCACCCACCCCGGCACCGCGATCGCGGTGGACGTGCCGATCCCGGCCGCGCAGGATCCGGCGGCGCAGAAGGGCCTGAACTACATGCACCTGGAAGCCGGGCACGCGCTGATCGGCACGCCGGTGGACGTGGTGTTCGTCGGTTCCTGCACCAACGGCCGGCTCAGCGACATGCGCGCCGTGGCGCAGGTGCTGCGCGGCCGCAAGGTGGCGCCGCACGTGCGCATGCTGGTGGTGCCGGGCTCGGAGATCGTCAAGCGCCAGGCCGAGGCCGAGGGCATCCATGAAGTGGTGCGCGCGGCCGGTGCGGAATGGCGCGAGTCCGGCTGCTCGATGTGCATCGCCATGAATGGCGACCTGGTGGCACCGGGGCAACTGGCGGTGAGCACCAGCAACCGCAACTTCGAGGGCCGCCAGGGCCCGGGCTCGCGCACCCTGCTCGCCTCGCCGCTGACCGCAGCCTGGGCCGCAGTGAACGGCCAGGTCAGCGATCCGCGCGCGCTGTTCGCCGGCGCGGTGGAGAGCGCGGCATGA
- a CDS encoding 2-isopropylmalate synthase, with protein sequence MNTSVSSQTPRIRIFDTTLRDGEQSPGCSMTPPQKLVMARALAELGVDIIETGFPASSQSDREAMALIGRELRTPTLAVLSRCLTADIETSARALEAAANPRLHVFLSTSPLHREHKLRMSREQVLESVRKHVSLARQYVDDVEFSAEDATRTEEDFLAEVASVAIAAGATTINLPDTVGFTTPEEIRGMFSRIIASVPGADRVVFSAHCHNDLGLAVANSLAAVEGGARQVECTINGVGERAGNCALEEIAMALKVRNAFYELDTAINTPRIVATSQLLQRLVGMPVQRNKAIVGGNAFAHESGIHQHGMLRHRGTYEIMRPEDVGWESSQMVLGRHSGRAAVEQRLRALGYVLDEAELNIAFDAFKALCEQQRVVNDADLQAMMQDAPESQGYRLSSMTVSDRGQRASAQVELSDPDGQRVSERAEGDGPVDALFAALSAATGVQLVLDSYQVHSVGIGADARGEANLSVRHGDIEYDGTGTSRDIIEASALAWLDVANRVLRQRQGAPVGAADALA encoded by the coding sequence GTGAACACTTCCGTTTCTTCCCAGACCCCCCGCATCCGCATTTTCGACACCACCCTGCGCGACGGCGAGCAATCCCCCGGCTGCAGCATGACCCCGCCGCAGAAGCTGGTGATGGCGCGCGCCCTGGCCGAGCTGGGCGTGGACATCATCGAGACCGGCTTCCCGGCCAGCTCGCAGTCCGACCGCGAGGCGATGGCATTGATCGGCCGCGAGCTGCGCACGCCGACCCTGGCGGTGCTGTCGCGTTGCCTGACCGCCGACATCGAGACCTCGGCCCGGGCGCTGGAAGCGGCGGCCAATCCGCGCCTGCACGTGTTCCTGTCGACCAGCCCGCTGCACCGCGAGCACAAGCTGCGGATGAGCCGCGAGCAGGTGCTGGAGTCCGTGCGCAAGCACGTGTCGCTGGCGCGCCAGTACGTGGACGACGTGGAGTTCTCGGCCGAGGACGCCACCCGCACCGAGGAGGATTTCCTGGCCGAGGTCGCCAGCGTGGCGATCGCTGCCGGCGCCACCACCATCAACCTGCCCGACACGGTCGGCTTCACCACCCCGGAAGAGATCCGCGGCATGTTCTCTCGGATCATCGCCAGCGTCCCCGGCGCCGACCGGGTGGTGTTCAGCGCGCACTGCCACAACGACCTGGGCCTGGCCGTGGCCAACTCGCTGGCCGCGGTGGAAGGCGGCGCACGGCAGGTGGAATGCACCATCAACGGCGTCGGCGAGCGCGCCGGCAACTGCGCGCTGGAAGAGATCGCCATGGCACTGAAGGTGCGCAACGCGTTCTACGAACTGGACACCGCGATCAACACGCCGCGCATCGTCGCCACCTCGCAGTTGCTGCAGCGCCTGGTCGGCATGCCGGTACAGCGCAACAAGGCGATCGTCGGCGGCAACGCCTTCGCCCACGAATCGGGCATCCACCAGCACGGCATGCTGCGTCACCGCGGCACCTACGAGATCATGCGCCCGGAAGACGTGGGCTGGGAGTCCTCGCAGATGGTGCTGGGCCGCCACAGCGGCCGCGCCGCGGTCGAGCAGCGCCTGCGCGCGCTGGGCTACGTGCTGGACGAGGCCGAACTGAACATCGCCTTCGACGCCTTCAAGGCGCTGTGCGAACAGCAGCGCGTGGTCAACGACGCCGACCTGCAGGCGATGATGCAGGACGCACCGGAGAGCCAGGGCTACCGGCTGTCGTCGATGACCGTCAGCGATCGCGGCCAGCGCGCCAGCGCGCAGGTCGAACTGTCCGATCCGGACGGCCAGCGGGTCAGCGAGCGCGCCGAGGGCGACGGCCCGGTGGACGCGCTGTTCGCCGCGCTGTCGGCCGCCACCGGCGTGCAACTGGTGCTGGACAGCTACCAGGTGCACAGCGTCGGCATCGGCGCCGACGCGCGCGGCGAGGCCAATCTCAGCGTGCGCCACGGCGACATCGAATACGACGGCACCGGCACCAGCCGCGACATCATCGAGGCCAGCGCGCTGGCCTGGCTGGACGTGGCCAACCGCGTGCTGCGCCAGCGCCAGGGCGCGCCGGTCGGCGCCGCCGACGCACTGGCCTGA
- a CDS encoding threonine dehydratase, translating into MSDAGRPAQEPDVGHVAVSVADVLAAQARLRRYLSPTPVHYAERFGVWLKLENLQRTGSYKVRGALNALLAGLERGDERAVICASAGNHAQGVAWAAHRLGVQAITVMPHGAPQTKIAGVAHWGATVRQHGNSYDEAFAFARDLAEQNGYRFLSAFDDPDVIAGQGTVGIELAAHAPDVVIVPIGGGGLASGVALALRSQGVRVVGAQVEGVDSMARAIRGDVRAVDPVPTLADGVKVKIPGFITRRLCASLLDDVVIVREAELRETLVRLALEEHVIAEGAGALALAAGRRVAGKRKCAVVSGGNIDAGVLATLLSEVRPRPPRKPRRRSAERLRSQRPAPPAPARTISPTHPHPQATAAVEEPIW; encoded by the coding sequence ATGTCTGACGCCGGTCGCCCTGCGCAGGAGCCGGATGTAGGCCACGTCGCCGTCAGCGTAGCCGACGTCCTGGCCGCGCAGGCGCGGCTGCGCCGCTATCTCTCGCCGACGCCGGTGCATTACGCCGAGCGCTTCGGCGTCTGGCTGAAGCTGGAAAACCTGCAGCGCACCGGCTCCTACAAGGTCCGCGGCGCGCTCAACGCGCTGCTGGCCGGGCTGGAACGCGGCGACGAGCGGGCGGTGATCTGCGCCTCCGCCGGCAACCATGCGCAGGGCGTGGCCTGGGCCGCGCACCGCCTGGGCGTGCAGGCGATCACGGTGATGCCGCACGGCGCGCCGCAGACCAAGATCGCCGGCGTCGCCCACTGGGGCGCCACCGTGCGCCAGCACGGCAACAGCTACGACGAGGCCTTCGCCTTCGCCCGAGACCTGGCCGAGCAGAACGGCTACCGCTTCCTGTCCGCCTTCGACGACCCGGACGTGATCGCCGGCCAGGGCACCGTCGGCATCGAGCTGGCCGCGCACGCCCCGGACGTGGTGATCGTGCCGATCGGCGGCGGCGGCCTGGCCTCCGGCGTGGCCCTGGCGCTGCGCTCGCAGGGCGTGCGCGTGGTCGGCGCCCAGGTCGAGGGCGTGGATTCGATGGCGCGGGCGATCCGCGGCGACGTCCGCGCCGTGGATCCGGTGCCCACCCTGGCCGACGGCGTCAAGGTTAAAATCCCCGGGTTCATCACCCGCCGGCTGTGCGCCAGCCTGCTCGACGACGTGGTGATCGTGCGCGAGGCGGAACTGCGCGAAACGCTGGTCCGCCTGGCGCTGGAGGAGCACGTCATCGCCGAGGGCGCCGGCGCGCTGGCCCTGGCGGCCGGGCGCCGCGTCGCCGGCAAGCGCAAGTGCGCGGTGGTGTCCGGCGGCAACATCGACGCCGGCGTGCTGGCGACGCTGCTGTCGGAGGTGCGCCCGCGCCCGCCGCGCAAGCCGCGCCGCCGCAGCGCCGAGCGACTTCGCAGCCAACGTCCCGCCCCACCCGCTCCTGCCCGCACCATCTCGCCCACGCATCCCCATCCGCAAGCCACCGCCGCCGTAGAGGAACCCATCTGGTGA
- a CDS encoding ACT domain-containing protein, with amino-acid sequence MRYQLDLVLKPIDGALLRAIGMAERRGFAPISISGAPVAEDAGRWHLQMVVDGNRPGETLRLQMEKVYDCESVRVTALDGVA; translated from the coding sequence ATGCGTTACCAGCTTGACCTGGTGCTGAAACCGATCGACGGCGCACTGCTGCGCGCGATCGGCATGGCCGAACGCCGCGGTTTCGCGCCGATCTCGATCAGCGGCGCGCCGGTGGCCGAGGACGCCGGCCGCTGGCACCTGCAAATGGTCGTGGACGGCAACCGTCCCGGCGAGACCCTGCGCCTGCAGATGGAAAAGGTCTACGACTGCGAATCGGTGCGCGTGACCGCGCTGGATGGCGTAGCGTGA
- the ilvG gene encoding acetolactate synthase 2 catalytic subunit, with amino-acid sequence MNTSAHGTPRNGARWLTQALEAEGVDTLFGYPGGTIMPFYDALVDSQLKHILVRHEQGAALAANGYARASGRVGVCVATSGPGASNLVTGIADAMLDSVPMICLTGQVATPLLGTDAFQELDVFGLTLPIVKHSFLVRHVDDLPQVLRDAFRIAREGRPGPVLIDLPKDVQLADASHLPAHVPAAVPTPPAPQDAVLAEALAAIAGAEKPVIYGGGGIALGDAVDAFRHFVEATRIPTVLTLRGLGALPHAHPHYLGMLGMHGTRAANMAVQESDLLIVVGARFDDRATGKLAEFAPFARVIHLDADACEISKLRQADIAVPGDVAQALRALAAATSTCEAWHARCVGHREKFGARYDAPGQDIYAPGLLKRLSELAPADTVIACDVGQHQMWVAQHCRFNHPRNHLTSGALGTMGFGLPAAMGAQFACPDRTVVLVSGDGSFMMNVQELVTIARCKLPVKIVLLDNSSLGMVRQWQELFFAERYSEIDLSDNPDFAALAQVFGIPAKRITARGQVEDALAELLAQPGPALLHVAIDARANVWPLVPPNTANSTMLESNPAAQRQETTHALPA; translated from the coding sequence ATGAACACCTCCGCTCACGGCACGCCCCGCAACGGCGCGCGCTGGCTGACGCAGGCCCTGGAAGCCGAAGGCGTGGACACGCTGTTCGGCTATCCGGGCGGCACCATCATGCCGTTCTACGACGCGCTGGTAGACAGCCAGCTCAAGCACATCCTGGTCCGCCACGAGCAGGGCGCGGCGCTGGCCGCCAACGGCTACGCCCGCGCCAGCGGACGGGTCGGAGTGTGCGTCGCCACGTCCGGCCCGGGCGCGTCCAACCTGGTCACCGGCATCGCCGATGCGATGCTCGACTCGGTGCCGATGATCTGCCTGACCGGGCAGGTCGCCACGCCGCTGTTGGGCACCGACGCGTTCCAGGAACTGGACGTGTTCGGGCTGACCCTGCCGATCGTCAAGCACAGCTTCCTGGTGCGGCACGTGGACGACCTGCCGCAGGTGCTGCGCGACGCGTTCCGCATCGCCCGCGAAGGCCGTCCGGGCCCGGTGCTGATCGACCTGCCCAAGGACGTGCAGCTGGCCGATGCCTCGCATCTGCCCGCGCACGTGCCGGCCGCGGTGCCGACCCCGCCGGCGCCGCAGGACGCGGTGCTGGCCGAGGCGCTGGCGGCGATCGCCGGCGCCGAGAAGCCGGTGATCTACGGCGGCGGCGGCATCGCCCTGGGCGATGCGGTGGACGCGTTCCGCCACTTCGTCGAGGCCACCCGCATCCCCACCGTGCTGACCCTGCGCGGCCTGGGCGCACTGCCGCATGCACATCCGCATTACCTGGGCATGCTCGGCATGCACGGCACCCGCGCCGCCAACATGGCGGTGCAGGAGTCGGACCTGCTGATCGTGGTCGGCGCCCGCTTCGACGACCGCGCCACCGGCAAGCTGGCCGAGTTCGCACCGTTCGCGCGGGTCATCCACCTGGACGCCGACGCCTGCGAGATCTCCAAGCTGCGCCAGGCCGACATCGCCGTGCCCGGCGACGTGGCGCAGGCGCTGCGCGCGCTGGCCGCGGCGACCAGCACCTGCGAGGCCTGGCACGCGCGCTGCGTCGGCCATCGCGAGAAGTTCGGCGCGCGCTACGACGCGCCCGGGCAGGACATCTACGCACCCGGCCTGCTGAAGCGGCTGAGCGAACTGGCCCCGGCCGACACGGTGATCGCCTGCGACGTCGGCCAGCACCAGATGTGGGTCGCCCAGCACTGCCGCTTCAACCACCCGCGCAACCACCTGACCAGCGGCGCGCTGGGCACCATGGGCTTCGGCCTGCCGGCGGCGATGGGCGCGCAGTTCGCCTGCCCGGACCGCACGGTGGTGCTGGTCAGCGGCGACGGCAGCTTCATGATGAACGTGCAGGAGCTGGTGACCATCGCCCGCTGCAAGCTGCCGGTGAAGATCGTGCTGCTGGACAACAGTTCGCTGGGCATGGTGAGGCAGTGGCAGGAACTGTTCTTCGCCGAGCGCTACAGCGAGATCGACCTGTCCGACAACCCGGATTTCGCCGCGCTGGCGCAGGTGTTCGGCATCCCGGCCAAGCGCATCACCGCGCGCGGCCAGGTCGAGGACGCGCTGGCGGAACTGCTGGCGCAGCCGGGCCCGGCGCTGCTGCACGTGGCCATCGACGCCCGCGCCAACGTGTGGCCGCTGGTGCCGCCGAACACCGCCAACAGCACCATGCTGGAAAGCAATCCCGCTGCCCAGCGCCAGGAGACGACACATGCGTTACCAGCTTGA